The genomic interval atgtcttggcgagcacaataataaaaaacccaaatccCGTTTCTTTCTTGTCCATATAGTAATTAGAACGCAAGTatataataagctaacaataaatcacaaaattaactaaatgggtcccatcgagtacgatggaggtaaggggtgctaataccttccccttgcttaaccgactcccgaacccaaatttggttgagatgaccatctttgtccattttatttcatttgtgggttttatcaatattttcccattcccattggaataaataaaatttggtggcgactctgtgtgttacaatttcgtggcgatgattttttgacccgctacagctggcgactctgctggggaatttcccaagagagtcaaccctaattTAGTTTTATTGTGATATTTGCTAGCTTTATTTACTTGCTTATTTATTGTCTTTATTatatctttgtttgatttctcaTTATTGTGGTTGGAATCTCTTGATTATTGGCGCATGTGAGGaaaagctctacacccgagctcgaGTGACAcgtaagataagatggtggtctAGTACTAAgcttgcttgacgtagtgtcaagtgggaaGTACTAAAACCCCGCCTGGAGTAGGTCCTTTGAGGAGATGTATGTGACTAAGAAAGTTATTTACTTGGGCTATGATGTTTCCAATTCGGACCGCcgactctagggacctttagaaaaaccctaaaccatgacttttaggaaatggtggtttcgtgcccaacttgcgtaacgtaactattactgtgggtaagtgcgaaaaccacaatcagaataggcttcatttgaaaacgCAGTTGGATGGTAAGTTATTTACTAGATGACTGAGTTTTCAAAAGGAGtttgtaactctgagaaccgtgtctagaaccttTCCAACATAAAAACCTTAGACTTTGTGCCAAGAAATCAGAATTTTTTTGTATCCATATGATTTTGAAATCCATTACTTGTGAATCATACATGACATGGCAttcatttttacataaaaaaaaataaaataaataataataaaaaaatgcatgcatttgcattcataacatgcaTTTCCATCTCCAAAATCCATTACTCATACCTTTCTTCAcccaacagtaataaggcaagcTAATTTCCAGACATCCTTATCAGACGCGAAGTGTTACTCGACAAAAAGATGGAAgaccttgaacaagagaatcatgAATTCCGTGATGAAGTAACTACTCTCCGTGTCGGGGTGGAAAGATTGACTGCTTTGGTGGAAAGCTTAGTAGCTGCTCGGAATCAACCATCACCCCCTCCATCAACTCGTGCCACTCAAACTGAAGTCCAGACTACTACGATTTGTGAAGTTTCTACTACTAGTGTTTCTATGGCTCCTACCACTGGTCCCTCTCACTATCAGATGCCTAATGGCTATCCTGGGGGCATGTCTTACAACTTTGTGCCAGAGGGATACCATCCTATCACTGGAGCTGCTCAAACTACTCCTATAATGACTGTGACTTCACCCCTGGTACATGTTGTGCCACAAACTGAGGAAGCCATTTACCATGTTGAGCCCAATGAAAGAAATGAAGCTTATGATGATTTCAAAGACCAATTCCAAGAGATGCGAAAGGAGATTAAAGCCCTCAAAGGGAAGAATTCGTTTGGAAAGAGTGCTTATGATATGTGTCTTGTGCCAAATGTGAAAATACCTGCCAAGTTTAAAGTGCCTGATTTTgaaaagtataaagggaattcatgtcctcagagccatttgaccatgtactgcaGAAAGATGGCCACTCATACTGATGATGATAAGTTATTGATCCACTATTTTCAAGATAGTCTAACTGGTGCCGCTTTGAAATGGTACATGGGATTAGATAGTACTCATATCAGTTCTTTTGATGACCTTGTGGAAGCGTTCattcgacaatacaagtataatgttgacatggctcctgatagagacCAACTCCGAGCCATGGAACAGAAGGAGAAAgagtctttcaaagagtatgcacaaagatggcgtgaggttgccgcccaaatcTCTCCTcctatgaaagaaaaagagatgaccaaAATGTTTTTAAAGACTCTAAGCTCATTTTACTATGAGAGGATGGTTGCAAGCGCTCCGACtgacttcactgaaatggtgaaTATGGGGATGCGACTAGAAGAAGGTGTACGAGAAGGACGATTGACTATGGAATCTGGATCGTCAACTGAAACCAAGAAATATGGAAACAACTTTCAAAAGAAGTGGGAAGATGAAACTATTGCTTTTGCAATTGATGGTGGAGAGTCTCAGAACTCACATTCCTACCAACCCTTAACTTATCAGCAAGCACCATTCATACCATACGATAAGTATCCATATGTTGCAGCCGCACAATTCAAACAACCATACCAACAGCCATGGGAAGCTTCACCTTATAATTCTTCATGGAATGCTCCTCAGAATgcagctcagaatcagaatcgtcAATGGAATCAGAATATACCTCAAAGGAATCAGCAGAAGGAGGATCGTCGCATTGAcccaattccaatgacctacgcTCAGCTATGGCCATATCTAATTGAGAAGAAAGCAATAGCTCCCAGACCAACTCAACCGGCAAAGTTTCCATTTCCAAAGGAATACAATCCAAACGTCAAGTGTGATTTTCATAGTGGGATATCAGGTCACTCCATTGAAGATTGCaatgtcttgaaggaaaaagttcaaGATCTGGTTGACAAAAAGAtactctctttcaaggatattgGTCCTATGCCATGATCAGTGCTAAGACACCAAGAACATTCCTAAAGCCAATGGATCAAAGCAGATCATTGAGCCACTTTTTATCATTTTGCATTTACGCTTTTTCACTTGTTTGTTAAGTGTTTACTTGCTTCTGAACATTGTTAAttttaatggtaatattaatgaaatgagcatgcaAGTTCTGAATCAGTCCATTCGTATTCACTCttcctttcttttattttattttgttttctaaaaaatatgaaaaaatatgtttatgtttctcccatttccttttatttattatacttttgtttaagcaagtattggagggaggatgacgataaacgaaatacccaatttgcatcagtgtgctttcaaataaaactttgttgatgatgtacaggcattctttcaaatacccaaacactggagatataaggatgataatccctcgttaaccccttttgagccttagaAGTAGGTGTTTTCTTTTCGCACGAAATTAAAACCCTTAAacaaaacctggggcagggtagttgttcAGTTAAAGTGATTAATTCATAAGATTTCCAAGAAAATCATTCTATGGGAACTATTCCCGACTCGAGATTCAACTGTATCCTCTCTTCGTACACAATGTCGAAGAAGTAATGAATATTCAAAACTTATAACTGTTGTCTTTCTCGAACCATCAGTGGGGCAGTCATATTCCTCTCATATTATTGAACTAGTGTCACGCAAGttgttcaaaaaaataaataaaaaaaaatcaaaggaaagcccgctaagtcaaaacctaaaaaggagacttaggcagaAAAAATAGGGATATGGatacaaaagtcaaaataaaaaagagatcaaaagatcatagtcaaaagaaaaaaaacgaaCAAACTTGTGTGATTTCCAAAGAAGAATAGGTGACTGCCACCTTAGAATCCATTGGTTCTCATTTATCATATGCAAATACTCTTGAAAGTCgacagttaactgaacttaggactggagtacattacgaagaatgggtgggttaaaatcaaaatttgagcctatatcctttgtttcttaaaccgtgaacctgaccacgttacaaccttcaaaagtcctaattgaagcaaggtttcttttgaaagtatactaaagcaaggttgtgttaacctgactcctaaatatTTGCTAATCATTTTGTTTTGATACCACGCCATCATATCATCTTTCACACCTTGAATTTCAAACTTCCATTACATCCTCATTGAGATTTATTCATCGTACCACggtttcatttcaataaatgattGTTTTCAAAACTCGCATGCacgtcgcattaaaattaccattttgagtAAAATAG from Vicia villosa cultivar HV-30 ecotype Madison, WI unplaced genomic scaffold, Vvil1.0 ctg.001440F_1_1, whole genome shotgun sequence carries:
- the LOC131635182 gene encoding uncharacterized protein LOC131635182, translating into MEDLEQENHEFRDEVTTLRVGVERLTALVESLVAARNQPSPPPSTRATQTEVQTTTICEVSTTSVSMAPTTGPSHYQMPNGYPGGMSYNFVPEGYHPITGAAQTTPIMTVTSPLVHVVPQTEEAIYHVEPNERNEAYDDFKDQFQEMRKEIKALKGKNSFGKSAYDMCLVPNVKIPAKFKVPDFEKKMATHTDDDKLLIHYFQDSLTGAALKWYMGLDSTHISSFDDLVEAFIRQYKYNVDMAPDRDQLRAMEQKEKESFKEMVASAPTDFTEMVNMGMRLEEGVREGRLTMESGSSTETKKYGNNFQKKWEDETIAFAIDGGESQNSHSYQPLTYQQAPFIPYDKYPYVAAAQFKQPYQQPWEASPYNSSWNAPQNAAQNQNRQWNQNIPQRNQQKEDRRIDPIPMTYAQLWPYLIEKKAIAPRPTQPAKFPFPKEYNPNVKCDFHSGISGHSIEDCNVLKEKVQDLVDKKILSFKDIGPMP